In Macadamia integrifolia cultivar HAES 741 chromosome 13, SCU_Mint_v3, whole genome shotgun sequence, one DNA window encodes the following:
- the LOC122058939 gene encoding CBL-interacting serine/threonine-protein kinase 23-like has translation MASRASGGATGGSRTRVGRYELGRTLGEGTFAKVKFARNVETGKNVAIKILDKENVLKHKMIGQIKREISTMKLIRHPNVIRMYEVMASKTKIYIVLEFVNGGELFDKIASKGRMKEDDARKYFQHLINAVDYCHSRGVFHRDLKPENLLLDASGNLKVSDFGLSALPQQVREDGLLHTTCGTPNYVAPEVINNKGYDGAKADLWSCGVILFVLMAGYLPFEDSNLVTLYKKIYKAEFTCPAWFSTSAKKLIKRILDPNPVTRITISEVIENEWFKKGYKPPVFESPDISVDDVDAAFNESEDSGNLVVERREERPVTMNAFELISTSQGLNLGTLFEKQMQLVKRETRFTSKCPAKEIISKIEEAATPLGFDVKKKNYKMKLQGSKTGRKGQLSIATEVFEVAPSLYMVELRKSGGDTLEFHNFYNNISSGLKDIVWKAGEELK, from the exons atggCTTCTCGCGCTAGTGGTGGCGCCACCGGCGGCAGCCGAACGCGTGTTGGGAGGTATGAACTGGGTCGGACACTAGGGGAGGGAACATTTGCGAAGGTGAAGTTTGCTAGGAATGTGGAGACTGGAAAGAATGTTGCCATTAAGATCCTCGACAAGGAGAACGTTCTTAAGCATAAGATGATCGGTCAG ATCAAACGTGAAATCTCAACCATGAAATTGATCAGGCATCCAAATGTCATACGCATGTATGAA GTGATGGCTAGCAAGACTAAGATATACATTGTACTAGAATTTGTGAATGGTGGTGAACTGTTTGACAAAATT GCTAGTAAAGGGAGGATGAAGGAAGATGATGCAAGAAAGTATTTTCAGCATCTTATCAATGCTGTGGATTACTGTCATAGCAGAGGTGTTTTCCACAGGGACCTGAAG CCGGAGAATCTGTTGCTGGATGCAAGTGGAAATCTCAAAGTCTCAGATTTTGGATTAAGTGCATTACCTCAGCAAGTTCGG GAAGATGGGTTACTTCATACAACATGTGGGACACCAAATTATGTTGCTCCGGAG GTGATCAATAATAAAGGATATGATGGAGCAAAGGCAGATCTCTGGTCATGTGGGGTCATTCTTTTTGTCCTGATGGCGGGTTATTTGCCATTTGAAGATTCCAACCTTGTAACACTATATAAAAAG ATCTATAAGGCTGAATTTACTTGTCCTGCATGGTTCTCCACAAGTGCAAAAAAGCTAATCAAGAGGATCCTCGACCCAAATCCTGTAACG CGAATAACAATTTCTGAGGTGATAGAGAATGAATGGTTTAAGAAAGGATACAAGCCGCCTGTTTTTGAATCTCCAGATATTAGCGTTGATGATGTGGATGCTGCTTTCAATGAATCTGAG GATTCTGGGAATCTTGTTGTGGAGAGGCGAGAAGAAAGGCCAGTAACAATGAATGCTTTTGAGCTCATTTCAACATCTCAGGGTCTCAATCTTGGTACTCTATTTGAAAAGCAGATG CAACTTGTTAAAAGGGAAACACGATTTACATCTAAATGCCCAGCCAAGGAGATTATATCGAAAATCGAGGAAGCTGCCACACCCTTGGGTTTTGAtgtgaagaagaaaaactacaag aTGAAGCTTCAGGGCTCTAAAACTGGACGGAAAGGCCAGTTGTCCATTGCAACAGAG GTTTTTGAGGTTGCCCCCTCCTTATATATGGTCGAACTTCGCAAGTCTGGAGGAGATACCCTGGAGTTTCACAAT TTTTATAATAACATATCAAGTGGGTTGAAAGATATCGTGTGGAAAGCGGGAGAGGAATTGAAGTGA
- the LOC122059816 gene encoding 50S ribosomal protein L12, chloroplastic-like, translating into MEDGNQLRSPTSTPSSACPSHSSTSFPKQTLDFPIRSPKLSRKANFLPPICAFAVPEKVEKIGNELKNLTLEEARSLVDWLQEELGVSAAAFAPAAVAVAPGAVANAGPAVVEEQTEFDVLIEEVPSNVRIATIKVVRALTNLALKEAKELIEGLPKKFKEGTSEEGGCRSSNEHDKFS; encoded by the exons ATGGAAGATG GAAACCAGCTTCGTTCGCCGACTTCGACTCCATCCTCTGCATGTCCTTCCCATTCTTCCACCTCTTTCCCGAAGCAAACCCTAGATTTCCCGATTCGAAGCCCCAAATTGTCCCGCAAAGCCAACTTCCTTCCCCCTATTTGCGCCTTTGCCGTACCAGAGAAAGTAGAGAAGATTGGAAACGAGCTCAAAAACCTAACCCTAGAAGAAGCTCGCAGCCTCGTTGACTGGTTACAGGAAGAGCTCGGTGTCTCCGCTGCTGCCTTCGCACCGGCGGCTGTTGCCGTAGCGCCTGGTGCCGTTGCCAATGCGGGACCAGCCGTCGTTGAGGAGCAAACGGAGTTCGATGTTCTTATCGAGGAAGTGCCGAGTAACGTGAGGATTGCAACGATTAAGGTCGTGAGAGCACTTACGAATCTGGCGTTGAAGGAAGCGAAGGAGTTGATTGAAGGATTACCGAAGAAATTCAAGGAGGGAACCTCAGAGGAAGGGGGGTGTCGATCTTCGAATGAACATGATaaattttcatag
- the LOC122058918 gene encoding methyltransferase-like protein 7B isoform X2 — MQAILKRFHPPKPDWFEKFFALFLAKCCGYYEGKVAGYKAEIFSRLKGRVNKVLELGIGSGPNLKYYAGDGDVHVYGIDPNEKMEKYAQEAAVAAGLPPTNFNFIQMVGEALPVSDASMDAVVGTLVLCSVQDVGLALQEVKRVLKPGGLFIFIEHVAAQDQTTLKFFQGILNPLQKIISDGCHLTRHTEKHISEAGFSDVDIKRAYLSFCFPVNPHIYGIARK, encoded by the exons ATGCAGGCTATACTGAAGAGATTTCATCCCCCAAAGCCAGATTGGTTTGAGAAGTTCTTTGCTCTGTTTTTAGCCAAGTGCTGCGGTTATTATGAGGGAAAG GTTGCAGGTTATAAAGCAGAGATTTTTTCTAGGTTGAAAGGAAGGGTTAATAAAGTGCTGGAGCTTGGTATAGGGTCTGGTCCCAATCTCAAATATTATGCTGGTGATGGTGATGTCCATGTTTATGGCATAGATCCaaacgaaaaaatggaaaaatatgcTCAAGAAGCAGCAGTAGCTGCAGGTCTACCCCcaacaaattttaattttatacaaATG GTTGGTGAGGCATTGCCAGTAAGTGATGCATCCATGGATGCAGTTGTTGGAACTCTTGTATTATGTTCTGTTCAAGATGTTGGTTTGGCACTACAAG AGGTGAAGAGGGTGCTGAAACCAGGTGGCCTTTTCATTTTTATAGAGCATGTGGCTGCACAAG ATCAAACAACTCTAAAATTCTTCCAGGGTATTCTGAACCCTTTGCAGAAGATAATTTCTGATGGTTGTCATCTCACCAGGCACACAGAAAAACACATTTCTGAAGCTGGGTTTTCAGATGTTGACATTAAAAGGGCCTATCTGTCTTTCTGCTTTCCTGTAAACCCCCACATATATGGGATAGCACGTAAATAG
- the LOC122058918 gene encoding methyltransferase-like protein 7B isoform X1, whose protein sequence is MSINQTDPLLIADVDAQAILKRFHPPKPDWFEKFFALFLAKCCGYYEGKVAGYKAEIFSRLKGRVNKVLELGIGSGPNLKYYAGDGDVHVYGIDPNEKMEKYAQEAAVAAGLPPTNFNFIQMVGEALPVSDASMDAVVGTLVLCSVQDVGLALQEVKRVLKPGGLFIFIEHVAAQDQTTLKFFQGILNPLQKIISDGCHLTRHTEKHISEAGFSDVDIKRAYLSFCFPVNPHIYGIARK, encoded by the exons ATGTCAATCAATCAGACAGACCCTTTGTTGATtgctgatgtagatgcacag GCTATACTGAAGAGATTTCATCCCCCAAAGCCAGATTGGTTTGAGAAGTTCTTTGCTCTGTTTTTAGCCAAGTGCTGCGGTTATTATGAGGGAAAG GTTGCAGGTTATAAAGCAGAGATTTTTTCTAGGTTGAAAGGAAGGGTTAATAAAGTGCTGGAGCTTGGTATAGGGTCTGGTCCCAATCTCAAATATTATGCTGGTGATGGTGATGTCCATGTTTATGGCATAGATCCaaacgaaaaaatggaaaaatatgcTCAAGAAGCAGCAGTAGCTGCAGGTCTACCCCcaacaaattttaattttatacaaATG GTTGGTGAGGCATTGCCAGTAAGTGATGCATCCATGGATGCAGTTGTTGGAACTCTTGTATTATGTTCTGTTCAAGATGTTGGTTTGGCACTACAAG AGGTGAAGAGGGTGCTGAAACCAGGTGGCCTTTTCATTTTTATAGAGCATGTGGCTGCACAAG ATCAAACAACTCTAAAATTCTTCCAGGGTATTCTGAACCCTTTGCAGAAGATAATTTCTGATGGTTGTCATCTCACCAGGCACACAGAAAAACACATTTCTGAAGCTGGGTTTTCAGATGTTGACATTAAAAGGGCCTATCTGTCTTTCTGCTTTCCTGTAAACCCCCACATATATGGGATAGCACGTAAATAG